One genomic window of Thioclava sp. GXIMD4216 includes the following:
- a CDS encoding OpgC domain-containing protein, whose protein sequence is MPEARSARDPRLDFFRGIALAMIFVNHIPHQIYENFTSRNFGHSDAAEGFVFMSGLAAALAYGPKLAEGFNRQSFGKIWGRSWTLYMTHLVITFWVIAIFAGGALFFGGDKLLTMNAFGPLAKQPLEWLIGLATLSHQLGYVNILPMYAALMIAAPFMIRFSQVAPMKLLAVSLSLWALAGTFRLNFPNFPYEGGWFFNPLSWQLIFCIGILTGTAMRGGKRFLGVHKPLVILAGLWLVMAAIWVNNAWMLRTWGPALGSLKDHGVPFFLVTFDKTFLSLPRFLHVLALVYILSMPYLVPQIAASKAAAPLRMLGRHGLKVFAFGTVLAIFAQAVKVVHPGGLLQDTVLVWGGLAILYAIARISEWMRAKPVARDVPAARTMPREDMPGDLLRPGAPALALPRLSLPSSIPVVQPEVPRRAEH, encoded by the coding sequence ATGCCTGAAGCTCGGTCCGCGCGCGATCCGCGGCTGGATTTCTTCCGCGGCATCGCCTTGGCGATGATATTCGTCAATCATATCCCGCATCAGATCTATGAAAATTTCACCTCGCGCAATTTCGGGCATTCCGATGCCGCCGAGGGATTTGTGTTCATGTCCGGTCTGGCCGCCGCTCTAGCCTATGGTCCGAAACTGGCAGAGGGTTTCAACCGGCAGAGCTTCGGCAAGATCTGGGGCCGGTCCTGGACGCTCTATATGACGCATCTTGTGATCACCTTCTGGGTCATCGCGATCTTCGCCGGTGGTGCGCTCTTTTTCGGCGGCGACAAGCTGTTGACGATGAACGCTTTCGGCCCGCTGGCAAAGCAGCCGCTGGAATGGTTGATCGGCCTTGCCACGCTGAGCCATCAACTGGGATATGTGAATATCCTGCCGATGTATGCCGCGCTGATGATCGCCGCGCCCTTCATGATCCGCTTCTCGCAGGTGGCTCCGATGAAGCTGCTGGCGGTCTCGCTGAGCCTATGGGCGCTGGCGGGCACCTTCCGGCTGAACTTCCCGAATTTCCCCTATGAGGGCGGCTGGTTCTTCAACCCGCTCTCGTGGCAGCTGATCTTCTGCATCGGTATCCTGACCGGCACGGCAATGCGTGGCGGCAAGCGGTTTCTGGGGGTGCACAAGCCCTTGGTGATCCTTGCGGGGCTATGGCTGGTCATGGCGGCGATCTGGGTCAATAACGCATGGATGCTGCGCACTTGGGGTCCGGCGCTTGGCAGCCTCAAAGATCATGGCGTGCCCTTCTTCCTTGTGACCTTCGACAAAACCTTCCTGTCGCTGCCGCGCTTCCTGCATGTGCTGGCGCTGGTCTATATTCTGTCGATGCCCTATCTCGTGCCGCAGATTGCCGCCTCCAAAGCGGCAGCGCCCCTGCGTATGCTGGGCCGCCACGGCCTGAAAGTCTTTGCCTTCGGCACCGTTCTGGCCATCTTCGCCCAAGCGGTGAAAGTGGTGCATCCGGGCGGGCTGCTGCAAGATACGGTTCTTGTCTGGGGCGGGCTGGCCATCCTTTACGCGATTGCCCGTATCTCGGAATGGATGCGTGCCAAACCCGTCGCGCGGGACGTGCCTGCGGCCCGTACTATGCCGCGCGAGGACATGCCCGGCGACCTCCTGCGGCCCGGTGCGCCCGCCCTTGCGCTGCCGCGGCTGTCGCTGCCCTCGTCGATTCCGGTCGTCCAGCCCGAAGTGCCACGCCGCGCCGAACATTGA
- a CDS encoding LysR family transcriptional regulator produces MSFDNWDEIRTAYQVARVGTVSGAAEVLGVHHATVIRHVDALEARLGTKLFQRHPRGYTPTEAGHQLLAVGQATEDQFSQLAARIAGAGEEVSGELIVTSLPTISTLILPALEQMLVDHPKLQLRYLTDQRVFRLEYGEAHVAIRAGNRPTEPDNVVQQLCANRTGLYAGKSYVERYGMPTEETLDQHRFIGPEQRDSRAPFWRWMSNAVPDECVVFRANDHESQLAAVRQGLGLGFVPYNEGRSDSRMVEVLPPRPEWESSLWLVTHVDLHRTAKVQAVLKVLKDLIGSPRPN; encoded by the coding sequence ATGAGTTTCGATAATTGGGATGAAATCAGAACGGCCTATCAAGTGGCGCGGGTCGGCACGGTTTCGGGGGCAGCCGAGGTGCTTGGTGTCCACCATGCGACCGTGATCCGCCATGTCGACGCGCTGGAGGCGCGGTTGGGGACGAAGCTGTTCCAGCGGCATCCGCGCGGCTATACGCCGACCGAAGCGGGGCATCAGCTTCTGGCCGTAGGGCAGGCGACCGAAGACCAGTTCAGCCAGCTGGCGGCCCGGATTGCCGGGGCAGGAGAGGAAGTGTCGGGCGAGCTGATCGTGACGTCCCTGCCGACAATCTCGACCCTGATCCTGCCGGCGCTGGAACAGATGCTGGTAGACCATCCCAAGCTGCAACTGCGCTATCTGACCGATCAGCGCGTGTTCCGGCTGGAATATGGCGAGGCGCATGTGGCCATTCGTGCCGGTAACCGCCCGACCGAACCCGATAACGTGGTGCAGCAGCTTTGCGCCAACCGCACCGGCCTTTATGCGGGCAAGAGCTATGTCGAGCGTTATGGCATGCCGACCGAAGAGACGCTGGACCAGCACCGTTTCATCGGGCCGGAGCAACGGGACAGCCGCGCGCCTTTCTGGCGCTGGATGAGCAATGCCGTGCCCGATGAATGCGTTGTTTTCCGTGCCAATGACCATGAGAGCCAGCTGGCGGCTGTGCGGCAGGGGCTTGGTCTGGGCTTCGTGCCTTATAACGAAGGCCGCTCCGATAGCCGGATGGTCGAGGTTCTGCCGCCGCGACCGGAATGGGAATCCTCGCTCTGGCTGGTGACCCATGTCGATCTGCATCGCACGGCAAAGGTGCAGGCGGTGCTGAAAGTGCTGAAGGATCTGATCGGCAGCCCGCGCCCGAACTAG
- a CDS encoding NAD(P)H-dependent oxidoreductase encodes MTILRIDSSIKGDASVTRKLTGMICEKLGGDVVTRDTTGLPLIDGVWLGAAYTPAENRTAEQKELLKQSDALIAELKAADEIVIGMPLYNFGVTGPLKAWIDMICRVGETFRYTESGPEGLVSPKRVFVAYASGGVPQGSGYDIASSYIKQVLAFIGLTDVTFVSAEGVAMGEAEAIAKAQEQIKGLAA; translated from the coding sequence ATGACCATTCTGCGCATCGATAGCTCGATCAAGGGCGATGCTTCCGTGACCCGCAAACTGACGGGCATGATCTGCGAGAAACTCGGCGGCGACGTCGTCACCCGCGACACCACCGGCCTGCCGCTGATTGATGGCGTATGGCTGGGCGCGGCCTACACCCCCGCCGAGAACCGCACCGCCGAGCAGAAAGAGCTGCTGAAACAATCCGACGCGCTGATTGCCGAGCTCAAAGCCGCCGACGAGATCGTCATCGGCATGCCGCTTTACAATTTTGGCGTGACCGGCCCGCTGAAAGCATGGATCGACATGATCTGCCGCGTCGGCGAGACCTTCCGTTACACCGAATCCGGCCCCGAAGGTCTGGTATCGCCCAAGCGCGTCTTCGTGGCCTATGCCTCGGGCGGCGTGCCGCAAGGGTCGGGCTATGACATCGCGTCGAGCTACATCAAGCAGGTTCTGGCCTTTATCGGCCTGACCGATGTGACCTTCGTCTCTGCCGAGGGCGTGGCTATGGGCGAGGCGGAAGCCATTGCCAAAGCACAAGAGCAGATCAAGGGCCTTGCCGCCTGA